From a single Raphanus sativus cultivar WK10039 chromosome 3, ASM80110v3, whole genome shotgun sequence genomic region:
- the LOC108847946 gene encoding zinc finger protein VAR3, chloroplastic — protein MNTSTRFLSLFSPRPPPLFLLSRGIFNTRGLTNLRRLHRLPSPHSSVSSPRHRLASSPPFIHATTTLGRFHTHRVRLSSSDSVPSYHHRLPEWGELLQSLTEAGYFAESRLTSESQNEFFPGFPDELVPPALACLALARDRPELLEMVSRRDVEVVVENVKSLLFRTGPDSLKRMSLYLRSGRQGVGNILDVDKASTVDMMRLLLSCVVDFASSEGSKHYEQEIVESSVRNLLGEIAKMSFRASSESNVRGGAMQNQFSGGNGQALGSFQKNVEMKRGDWICSRCSGLNFARNVKCFQCDEARPMRQLTGSEWECPQCDFYNYGRNIACLRCDCKRPGDFSANSAHSKDPEIERRLAENEEKAQRWFSKVAQGGYDANSVDTDEDFPEIMPLRKGVNRFVVNTRKTPLERRLSSAETDGTKTNKSLNEILGSTSSFASRSDDKNVSSRRFESSQVVSSDFVPFVSLPSDMFAKKHDKEETLTSNNQMDNVSDKSSASPFGQETDEVNKDEKESEEKSPRWLKRITELHSVSDIQEETSPEKMPMRKGENQFVVSRKKDRTLTSPANKRRVSIETKDSDFVPFVPFPPDYFAKHKQPNETTTTADTIPAVPAPKNTSQVVQEKPREPPLSNNPEPVAGKMRNGKSLEGSLVKEPDLLDMSEEAKAERWFKRVAEIKNISELSQIPDEDFPSIMPMRKGVNRFVVSKRKTPLERRLASQRQQRNPPPPVTDSDPAGRGDT, from the exons ATGAACACTTCCACCAgattcctctctctcttctctcctcgtcctccgcctctcttcctcctcaGCCGCGGCATCTTCAACACCCGCGGCTTAACCAATCTCCGCCGTCTCCACCGCCTACCGTCTCCTCATTCCTCCGTCAGCTCTCCTCGTCACCGCCTAGCGTCTTCACCGCCGTTTATCCACGCGACGACAACTCTCGGACGGTTCCACACTCACCGAGTCCGTCTCTCCTCCTCCGATTCCGTCCCTTCTTATCACCACCGGTTGCCTGAATGGGGAGAGCTTCTCCAATCTCTCACCGAAGCTGGTTACTTCGCAGAGTCTAGATTAACTTCCGAATCTCAAAACGAGTTCTTTCCTGGTTTTCCAGATGAACTCGTCCCTCCAGCTCTCGCCTGCTTAGCTTTAGCTCGTGATCGACCCGAGTTACTTGA AATGGTTTCGAGGAGAGACGTTGAAGTGGTGGTGGAGAATGTGAAGTCGTTATTGTTCAGGACTGGTCCAGATTCACTCAAAAGGATGAGTCTTTATTTAAGAAGTGGTCGTCAGGGCGTTGGGAAT ATACTGGATGTGGATAAGGCGAGTACGGTGGATATGATGAGGCTTCTTTTGAGTTGTGTTGTGGATTTTGCTTCTTCTGAGGGAAGCAAACACTATGAGCAAGAGATTGTGGAGTCTTCGGTTCGGAACCTTTTGGGTGAGATAGCAAAGATGAGCTTCCGAGCTTCTTCTGAGTCTAATGTTCGTGGCGGCGCAATGCAAAATCAGTTCTCAGGTGGAAATGGTCAGGCACTCGGTTCGTTTCAGAAAAACGTTGAGATGAAACGAGGTGACTGGATTTGCTCGAG GTGCAGTGGCTTGAACTTTGCGAGAAATGTCAAATGCTTCCAGTGTGATGAAGCAAGACCAATGAGACAGCTTACTGGTAGTGAATGGGAGTGTCCCCA ATGCGATTTCTACAATTACGGGAGGAACATAGCCTGCTTAAGATGCGACTGCAAACGACCCGGAGACTTCTCAGCCAACTCCGCTCATTCAAAGGATCCTGAAATCGAGAGAAGACTGGCGGAAAATGAAGAGAAAGCACAGAGGTGGTTTAGTAAAGTAGCGCAGGGTGGTTATGATGCAAACAGTGTTGATACAGATGAAGATTTTCCAGAGATTATGCCTTTGAGGAAAGGAGTGAACAGATTTGTCGTTAACACGAGAAAGACACCTCTTGAGAGAAGGTTGTCTAGTGCTGAGACAGATGGAACTAAAACGAATAAGAGCCTGAATGAGATTCTTGGCTCTACATCCTCTTTTGCTTCTCGGTCTGATGATAAGAATGTTTCTTCCAGGAGGTTTGAATCTTCTCAGGTAGTTAGCTCTGATTTTGTCCCGTTCGTGTCACTACCGTCTGATATGTTTGCCAAGAAGCATGATAAGGAGGAAACACTGACCTCCAACAACCAAATGGACAATGTCTCAGACAAGTCAAGTGCAAGTCCTTTTGGTCAAGAGACAGATGAAGTTAATAAAGATGAGAAAGAATCAGAGGAGAAATCTCCGAGATGGTTAAAGAGGATCACAGAACTGCACAGCGTGTCAGATATACAGGAAGAGACTTCTCCTGAGAAAATGCCAATGCGGAAAGGAGAGAATCAGTTTGTGGTGAGCAGGAAGAAAGACCGTACACTGACTTCTCCAGCAAACAAGAGACGCGTCTCCATCGAAACAAAAGACTCAGACTTCGTCCCTTTCGTCCCTTTCCCACCTGACTATTTCGCCAAACACAAACAGCCGaatgaaacaacaacaacagctgATACTATTCCAGCCGTCCCAGCTCCAAAAAACACTTCTCAGGTAGTACAAGAAAAGCCAAGAGAACCACCTTTAAGCAACAATCCGGAACCAGTGGCAGGGAAGATGAGAAATGGAAAGAGCTTGGAGGGTTCGTTAGTGAAGGAGCCTGACTTGCTGGACATGTCGGAGGAAGCTAAAGCGGAGAGATGGTTTAAGCGAGTGGCAGAGATCAAGAACATATCAGAGCTGAGTCAGATCCCGGACGAAGACTTCCCGTCGATAATGCCAATGAGGAAAGGAGTGAATAGGTTTGTTGTCAGCAAGAGGAAGACTCCTTTGGAACGGCGTTTAGCTTCTCAACGCCAGCAGAGGAATCCTCCTCCTCCGGTCACAGACTCTGATCCAGCCGGTAGAGGGGATACATAA